Proteins encoded by one window of Fischerella sp. PCC 9605:
- the metG gene encoding methionine--tRNA ligase: MNLVDKTEKTFALTTPLYYVNDLPHIGSAYTTIAADVLARFQRLLGRPVLLVTGTDEHGQKIQRTAESKGLPPKTFCDEMSAGFVSLWQLLNIKYDRFIRTTDPRHEGIVKEFFQRLWEKGDIYQGQQKGWYCVSCEEFKEERELLEGHRCPLHPNKEAEWRDEQNYFFRLSKYQSHIEALYQSRPDFIQPESRRNEVLSFIKQGLQDFSISRVNVDWGFPVPTDPNHTLYVWFDALLGYVTALLEEDAKPTLENALAKWWPINLHLIGKDILRFHAISWPAFLISAGLPLPERVFVHGFLTKDGQKMGKSLGNTLDPVALIANYGADAVRYYFLKEIEFGKDGDFNEVRFINVLNADLANDLGNLLNRTLNMVKKYCAGNVPSITNEDIPIDSPLKSTGLRLGEQVKNAYEALAFNQACEAILNLVRASNKFIDEQAPWSLYKQGQQQATEQVLYTVLESVRLAAYLLSPVIPNISSDIYQQLGFDIDFNNQAQTAIAAPFDIHGTWGVLTNKQKLGEPRPVFKRIEPSK; encoded by the coding sequence ATGAATCTAGTGGATAAAACAGAAAAAACATTTGCACTCACAACACCGCTATATTACGTAAACGATTTGCCCCACATCGGCAGTGCGTATACAACGATCGCAGCAGATGTGCTGGCACGCTTCCAGAGACTGTTGGGACGGCCGGTACTGCTGGTGACAGGTACGGATGAGCATGGACAAAAAATTCAGCGGACTGCTGAAAGCAAAGGCTTGCCACCAAAAACTTTTTGTGATGAAATGTCTGCTGGCTTTGTTTCTTTGTGGCAGTTGCTAAATATTAAGTACGATCGCTTTATCCGGACTACCGATCCCCGCCACGAAGGAATTGTCAAAGAATTCTTCCAGCGACTTTGGGAAAAAGGTGATATCTACCAGGGACAACAAAAAGGTTGGTATTGCGTTTCTTGCGAAGAATTTAAAGAAGAACGAGAACTGCTAGAAGGACACCGCTGTCCACTTCACCCTAACAAAGAAGCAGAGTGGCGAGATGAGCAGAACTACTTTTTCCGCTTATCTAAATATCAAAGCCACATAGAAGCACTATATCAGTCTCGACCAGATTTTATCCAACCAGAAAGTCGTCGCAATGAAGTCTTAAGCTTTATTAAACAGGGATTACAAGACTTTTCAATTTCACGAGTGAATGTAGACTGGGGTTTTCCGGTGCCAACCGATCCCAATCATACCCTTTATGTCTGGTTTGATGCACTGCTGGGTTATGTGACAGCTTTGCTGGAAGAAGATGCGAAACCGACTTTAGAAAACGCCCTTGCAAAATGGTGGCCGATTAACTTGCATTTAATTGGTAAGGATATCTTGCGCTTTCATGCAATTTCCTGGCCAGCATTCCTAATATCGGCTGGATTGCCTCTACCAGAAAGAGTATTTGTACATGGCTTTTTGACCAAGGATGGTCAAAAGATGGGTAAAAGCCTTGGTAATACTCTCGATCCCGTCGCACTAATTGCAAATTATGGTGCAGATGCCGTTCGTTATTACTTCCTTAAGGAAATCGAATTTGGCAAGGATGGCGACTTTAATGAAGTTAGATTCATTAATGTTCTAAATGCAGATTTGGCAAACGACCTAGGAAATTTGCTCAATCGTACTTTGAACATGGTGAAAAAATACTGCGCTGGCAATGTGCCCTCAATTACAAATGAAGATATTCCGATCGACAGTCCTTTGAAATCAACTGGTTTACGTCTAGGGGAACAAGTAAAAAATGCCTATGAAGCGCTAGCCTTCAATCAAGCCTGCGAGGCAATCCTTAATCTGGTGCGTGCCAGTAACAAGTTTATTGATGAACAAGCTCCTTGGTCTTTATATAAACAAGGGCAGCAACAGGCAACAGAACAAGTATTGTACACTGTCTTGGAATCAGTGAGGTTAGCAGCTTATCTCTTGTCTCCGGTGATTCCGAATATCAGTAGCGATATCTATCAGCAACTGGGCTTTGACATCGACTTTAATAATCAAGCACAAACTGCAATTGCTGCTCCCTTTGACATTCATGGTACATGGGGAGTACTAACTAATAAACAAAAATTGGGTGAACCCCGTCCGGTTTTTAAACGCATAGAACCATCTAAATAA
- a CDS encoding LabA-like NYN domain-containing protein, which yields MLNHLENDSIFTPEQVLENRGRVAIFIDGSNLFYAALQLGIEIDYTKLLCRLTGGSRLLRAFFYTGVDRTNEKQQGFLLWMRRNGYRVIAKDLVQLPDGSKKANLDVEIAVDMMALVDSYDTAVLVSGDGDLAYAVNSVSYRGVRVEVVSLRSMTSDSLINVSDRYIDLEAIKEDIQKTPRQTYPYRPLAGIDFLDQPRDTEGHLEIPE from the coding sequence ATGTTAAATCATCTGGAAAACGACTCGATATTCACGCCAGAGCAAGTTTTAGAGAATCGAGGTCGTGTTGCCATATTTATTGATGGCTCAAATTTATTTTATGCAGCTTTACAATTAGGTATCGAAATAGATTACACCAAGTTACTGTGTAGATTGACAGGCGGCTCCAGACTATTGCGTGCTTTCTTTTATACTGGTGTAGACCGGACAAATGAGAAGCAACAGGGTTTTTTACTTTGGATGCGCCGCAACGGTTATAGAGTTATAGCAAAAGATTTAGTACAACTGCCAGATGGCTCAAAAAAGGCTAACTTAGATGTAGAAATTGCCGTGGATATGATGGCTTTGGTGGATTCCTATGATACAGCAGTGTTAGTCAGTGGCGATGGCGATCTAGCATATGCAGTGAATTCAGTTAGCTATCGTGGTGTGCGAGTAGAAGTAGTGAGTTTGCGTTCGATGACCAGTGACAGCTTAATCAATGTGAGCGATCGCTATATAGATTTAGAAGCCATCAAAGAAGATATCCAAAAAACTCCACGCCAAACCTATCCGTATCGACCCCTGGCCGGTATAGATTTTTTAGACCAACCCAGAGATACTGAGGGACATTTGGAAATTCCGGAATGA
- the lptC gene encoding LPS export ABC transporter periplasmic protein LptC yields the protein MKQQSKKMGRWGDRERGRSRKKDFSHSSTSPLLHSPTPPLPHSFQILPLTFLLIIGLAACGGTRTLNKSPVETPQDSESKLTFFDVTLEQADEVGRPIWKVRGKQAKYTQERQIGQVENPYGELYQDGKIVYQVQAEQADIEQDGKQLFLKGKIIATDPKSGTVLRGNELEWRPQEDLLIVRNQLNGTHKQLKAVAREARVKTRTQRIDFSGGVVANSADPPLQVRTEHLVWQIKDEKLIADRPVQIDRYKNNQITDRGKGEAAEVNLKTKIATITKNAQIELLEPPMQIASNSMSWNLNTEIVTTNAPVRVFHSAENVIVTANKGELKIPQKTVYLTGNVNGVGQKRQSLKSKTLTWYLDKKLMEAQGDVVYKQADPPMTFTGEKAVGNIQAENIVVSGGNSQNRVVTEIIPQEKVIKSQ from the coding sequence ATGAAGCAGCAATCGAAGAAGATGGGGAGATGGGGAGATAGGGAGAGGGGGAGAAGTAGAAAAAAAGATTTCTCCCACTCCTCCACTTCCCCACTCCTTCACTCTCCCACTCCCCCACTTCCCCACTCCTTCCAGATTTTGCCTCTTACCTTCCTCCTGATAATTGGGCTAGCTGCCTGTGGGGGTACTCGCACATTGAATAAATCACCTGTTGAAACTCCCCAAGACTCAGAGAGCAAATTAACTTTCTTTGATGTCACCCTGGAACAGGCAGATGAAGTCGGGCGACCAATTTGGAAAGTTAGGGGGAAACAGGCAAAATACACCCAAGAAAGACAAATTGGTCAGGTTGAAAATCCATATGGTGAATTGTACCAAGACGGCAAAATAGTCTACCAAGTACAGGCAGAACAGGCAGATATCGAACAAGATGGTAAGCAATTATTTCTGAAGGGAAAAATAATTGCTACAGACCCTAAAAGTGGTACAGTGTTGCGCGGCAACGAATTGGAATGGCGTCCTCAAGAAGATTTATTGATAGTCCGCAACCAACTCAACGGTACTCACAAACAACTAAAAGCAGTGGCAAGAGAAGCACGAGTGAAAACCCGAACTCAACGCATAGATTTTTCTGGGGGGGTAGTTGCAAACTCTGCCGATCCGCCATTGCAAGTACGAACAGAACACTTAGTTTGGCAGATTAAAGACGAGAAATTAATTGCCGATCGCCCGGTACAAATTGACCGTTATAAAAATAATCAAATTACTGACCGTGGTAAAGGAGAAGCTGCGGAAGTTAACTTGAAAACTAAAATTGCCACTATCACCAAAAATGCCCAAATAGAATTGCTAGAACCACCTATGCAGATTGCTAGCAACTCCATGAGTTGGAACTTGAACACAGAAATTGTTACCACAAATGCTCCTGTGCGTGTGTTTCATAGTGCCGAGAATGTGATAGTGACTGCAAATAAAGGTGAATTGAAGATACCACAAAAAACTGTTTATTTAACAGGTAATGTCAACGGTGTTGGGCAAAAACGCCAGTCCCTCAAATCAAAAACATTAACTTGGTATCTTGACAAAAAGTTAATGGAAGCCCAAGGTGATGTGGTTTATAAACAAGCCGATCCGCCAATGACTTTTACTGGTGAAAAAGCTGTAGGTAATATTCAGGCGGAAAATATAGTTGTTAGTGGTGGTAATTCTCAAAATAGAGTGGTGACAGAGATTATTCCGCAGGAAAAAGTTATCAAAAGTCAATAG
- a CDS encoding type II toxin-antitoxin system HicB family antitoxin, whose translation MSQHTRQVILYKDEDGYWVVECPSLKGCNSQGRTKEEALSNIKEAIAGYVTALEEDGLSVPEDNFETFLVVV comes from the coding sequence ATGAGCCAGCATACAAGACAGGTAATCTTATACAAGGATGAAGATGGCTATTGGGTTGTGGAGTGCCCAAGTTTGAAGGGATGTAATAGCCAAGGAAGAACGAAAGAGGAGGCTCTGTCAAACATCAAGGAAGCCATCGCTGGCTACGTGACTGCCCTAGAAGAGGATGGTTTGTCTGTCCCAGAAGACAATTTTGAAACATTCTTGGTGGTCGTGTGA
- a CDS encoding type II toxin-antitoxin system HicA family toxin codes for MSKLPSISGKECIKVLEKIGFYQKRRESSHIILRRDEPFAQVVVPDHQELAKGTLRAIVRDADVSVEEFVSLL; via the coding sequence GTGAGTAAGTTGCCTAGTATTTCGGGGAAAGAGTGTATCAAGGTTCTAGAAAAAATTGGCTTCTATCAAAAGCGTAGAGAAAGTAGTCACATTATTCTGCGAAGGGATGAACCGTTTGCTCAAGTAGTTGTTCCAGATCATCAGGAGTTGGCTAAAGGCACACTGCGAGCTATTGTTCGAGATGCTGATGTTAGTGTTGAAGAATTCGTGTCATTGCTCTAG
- a CDS encoding NmrA family NAD(P)-binding protein, which yields MHIILGGNGHVGSTVAQTLLSQGEPVTIVSRSSSSIPKWQKCGAQVEVVDVHNTVELRRVFAKGKRLFLLNPPADPATDTDAEERKSLASILEAIKDSGLEKIVAESTYGAQPGSQIGDLGVLYEMEQQLTAQSIPFSIIRAAYYMSNWDFSLQTAKQDGVINTFFPTDFVLPMVAPRDIGQLAARLMTEPIENTGLHNIEGPERYSSLDVAEAFAKALQKPVKVVETPRDQWIKTMQNMGFSNEAAASFSNMTTLVIRGEMPTCDSVTRGVVSLESYIAELVHPVV from the coding sequence ATGCACATCATTCTTGGTGGCAATGGTCATGTTGGTTCCACGGTAGCACAAACGCTATTATCGCAAGGTGAGCCAGTAACCATTGTCTCGCGCAGTTCTTCATCTATTCCTAAATGGCAAAAGTGCGGCGCTCAAGTTGAGGTTGTAGACGTGCATAATACCGTAGAACTACGCCGCGTGTTTGCCAAGGGTAAACGTCTTTTCCTGCTTAATCCACCCGCTGATCCTGCGACAGATACAGATGCCGAAGAAAGAAAAAGCTTGGCATCCATTCTGGAAGCGATAAAAGACTCTGGTTTAGAGAAAATCGTTGCCGAATCCACTTATGGAGCGCAACCCGGTTCTCAAATTGGCGATTTGGGCGTTCTTTACGAAATGGAGCAGCAACTCACCGCCCAGTCCATACCATTTAGTATCATCCGCGCTGCCTACTACATGAGTAATTGGGACTTCTCTCTACAAACGGCTAAACAGGATGGCGTAATCAATACCTTCTTTCCAACCGATTTTGTATTGCCGATGGTTGCCCCGCGCGATATTGGTCAGTTGGCAGCGCGTTTGATGACAGAGCCAATAGAGAATACAGGGTTACACAACATTGAAGGACCAGAAAGATATTCTTCGCTCGATGTTGCAGAAGCATTTGCTAAAGCTTTACAAAAACCAGTCAAAGTAGTGGAAACTCCGCGTGACCAGTGGATCAAGACAATGCAGAATATGGGGTTTTCAAACGAGGCAGCAGCATCCTTCTCCAATATGACAACCCTTGTAATCAGAGGAGAAATGCCAACCTGTGATAGTGTTACACGAGGAGTAGTTTCATTAGAGAGTTACATCGCAGAACTAGTGCATCCTGTTGTTTAA
- a CDS encoding type II toxin-antitoxin system HigB family toxin: protein MHVITRSRLVEFWEKHSDSKTSLLLWYKLTVTAGWQNFVELREVFASADQVGNFTVFNIGGNKYRLIAFIDYTYQKVFIRNILTHAEYDKDDWKKDDWYE from the coding sequence ATGCATGTTATTACTCGCTCTCGCCTTGTAGAGTTTTGGGAGAAGCACTCTGATTCTAAAACTAGTTTGCTCCTTTGGTACAAGCTTACAGTTACTGCTGGTTGGCAGAATTTTGTAGAGTTACGCGAAGTCTTTGCCTCTGCCGATCAAGTTGGCAATTTCACAGTCTTCAATATTGGTGGTAATAAATATCGCTTGATTGCTTTCATTGATTACACATACCAGAAGGTATTCATCCGTAATATTCTTACTCACGCAGAGTATGACAAGGATGATTGGAAAAAGGATGACTGGTATGAGTAG
- a CDS encoding helix-turn-helix domain-containing protein has protein sequence MFATESDSYIELLQKFPPRPIKSEAELLAVQEVIDALLDSGEITSDKQDYLNLLGILVHEYEEKYIQIPDLNGVELLKALIDELDLKQKDLVPVFKTESIVSAILNGRRKLTVEHIEKLAEFFNVSPSVFFSQS, from the coding sequence ATGTTCGCTACTGAATCTGATAGTTATATTGAACTTTTACAAAAGTTTCCGCCTCGCCCAATCAAATCAGAGGCAGAATTACTTGCAGTTCAAGAAGTCATAGATGCTTTACTCGACTCTGGTGAAATAACATCAGACAAACAGGACTATCTTAATTTGTTGGGCATTCTTGTTCATGAATACGAAGAAAAATATATACAAATTCCAGATCTAAACGGGGTTGAGTTGCTTAAGGCATTAATTGATGAACTTGATCTCAAGCAAAAAGACTTAGTTCCTGTTTTCAAAACCGAGTCAATTGTGTCTGCAATTCTTAATGGTCGGCGTAAGTTAACTGTGGAACACATTGAAAAATTAGCTGAATTTTTCA